A section of the Deinococcus taeanensis genome encodes:
- a CDS encoding DoxX family protein codes for MSVTRFIGRALLASIFIKSGLDHLQNPDPIVRAARGAEVPSPEVAVKINSGVMVGAGALMALGLLPRAASTALAASLIPTTVIGHPFWDKQGKERQQQQTQFLKNLALFGALLIVSKD; via the coding sequence ATGAGCGTGACGAGATTCATCGGGCGGGCGCTGCTCGCAAGCATCTTCATCAAGAGCGGCCTGGATCACCTGCAGAACCCTGACCCGATTGTCCGCGCGGCGCGCGGCGCGGAAGTGCCGTCGCCTGAGGTGGCGGTCAAGATCAACAGTGGCGTGATGGTCGGGGCGGGCGCCCTGATGGCGCTGGGGCTGCTGCCGCGCGCGGCGAGCACGGCGCTGGCCGCCAGCCTGATTCCCACCACGGTGATCGGGCATCCGTTCTGGGACAAGCAGGGCAAGGAGCGCCAGCAGCAGCAGACGCAGTTCCTGAAGAACCTCGCGCTGTTCGGCGCCCTGCTGATCGTCAGCAAGGACTGA